In Pyrus communis chromosome 1, drPyrComm1.1, whole genome shotgun sequence, the following are encoded in one genomic region:
- the LOC137710482 gene encoding uncharacterized protein produces the protein MAPTTLIRELNSLKKDFEDGMGMGLVRRGKRERVADRIFEPNSCGSATKKRRKCSTKVEELIPDEDYETFLSSLADHGSDVDYIDNRWVDDRNGGDVNVNDRSVDDGDHNVEVRSLDDGVDGGDDEDPDYKILLDKLTKGGKSFRNNRSVDDGYDDDDDDDDVHANGRYADDGGENIQSLDDSLDDEDPQYKIFLEKLRQDGKSYVLEAVGDNGISEVIKYEQENEILDGPDFDTPETLKKSQVKEKPDIQSTLRRSMKRKCTNCLKNSALPVNKEVIASPRIVKYDLRKENRAILENSSMKKKKKNVNEKAANGSTRGRPLKIPPVEAVHFTMQGCANEKAAKGSTKECPVKRTRVADLRFAKQGCKRGLEDEDYTKLLSCLQFDDGKMVYSPPNGRPVILDDDGESSPPNRSFTSFTAVDVDSGRCVKTRDASHSQFRKGLMDILTRPYDYEEYRSLLKEATHRKPLGHDRNLRNRTITCPVEGKLAPSYLKQHIVLRRKITAARGDRPRVLNLLRGFFYWLKNVAQDESFCPWNDSSCLKVLPPSDKKAGLTERGLEGKRK, from the exons ATGGCGCCAACTACATTGATAAGAGAGCTCAACAGTTTAAAGAAGGATTTTGAGGATGGTATGGGTATGGGATTAGTTAGGCGGGGGAAGAGAGAGCGTGTGGCCGATAGGATATTTGAGCCCAATTCCTGCGGCAGTGCCaccaagaaaagaagaaagtgtAGTACTAAAGTTGAAGAACTGATACCGGATGAGGATTATGAGACATTCTTGAGTTCTTTAGCTGACCATGGCAGTGATGTTGATTATATTGACAATAGATGGGTGGATGATCGGAATGGTGGTGATGTCAATGTAAATGATAGGTCTGTGGATGATGGCGATCACAACGTTGAGGTTAGGTCTTTGGATGATGGTGTtgatggtggtgatgatgaGGATCCTGATTATAAGATACTCTTGGATAAATTGACGAAAGGTGGAAAGTCCTTCAGAAACAATAGGTCTGTGGATGAtggttatgatgatgatgatgatgatgatgatgtccATGCAAATGGTAGGTATGCGGATGATGGTGGTGAAAACATTCAGTCTCTGGATGATAGTCTTGATGATGAGGATCCTCAGTATAAGATATTCTTGGAAAAGTTGAGGCAAGATGGAAAGTCTTATGTGTTGGAAGCTGTTGGAGATAATGGGATATCAGAAGTGATCAAGTATGAACAAGAAAATGAGATACTTGACGGGCCCGATTTTGACACCCCTGAAACTTTGAAAAAATCTCAGGTGAAAGAGAAGCCTGATATTCAAAGCACTTTAAGGAGGAGTATGAAGAGAAAATGCACAAATTGCCTTAAAAATTCTGCTCTTCCTGTGAATAAAGAAGTGATTGCGAGCCCAAGAATTGTTAAGTATGATCTGAGGAAAGAAAACAGGGCAATTCTGGAAAACAGctcgatgaagaagaagaagaagaatgtaaATGAGAAAGCTGCAAATGGTAGCACACGGGGGCGTCCTTTGAAAATACCCCCTGTGGAGGCTGTTCATTTTACCATGCAAGGATGTGCAAATGAGAAAGCTGCTAAAGGTAGCACAAAGGAGTGCCCTGTTAAAAGAACTCGTGTGGCGGATCTCCGGTTTGCCAAGCAAGGATGCAAGCGTGGATTAGAAGATGAGGACTACACAAAGCTTTTAAGTTGTCTACAGTTTGATGATGGTAAAATGGTGTATTCACCTCCAAATGGTAGACCGGTGATACTGGATGATGATGGAGAGAGTTCACCTCCAAATAGAAGTTTTACTTCATTTACAGCT GTGGATGTAGACAGTGGGCGGTGCGTTAAAACTCGTGATGCAAGTCATTCGCAGTTTAGGAAGGGGCTTATGGATATTCTGACCAGGCCTTATGACTACGAAGAGTACAGAAGCCTCTTGAAAGAAGCGACTCACCGAAAGCCATTGGGGCACGACAGAAATCTGCGCAATAGAACAATAACCTGTCCAGTTGAGGGGAAACTCGCACCTTCATATCTAAAACAGCACATAG TTCTGAGAAGAAAGATTACGGCAGCTCGTGGTGACCGCCCTAGAGTTTTGAATCTCTTGCGGGGATTTTTCTACTGGCTGAAG AATGTGGCCCAAGATGAAAGCTTCTGTCCTTGGAACGACTCGTCTTGTTTGAAAGTGCTGCCACCATCTGATAAGAAGGCTGGACTTACAGAAAGGGGACTTGAAGGCAAACGTAAGTAA
- the LOC137710491 gene encoding NAD(P)H-quinone oxidoreductase subunit M, chloroplastic, with the protein MAATMAKFPLLGYFGGKKKLQKRRDFSVAAQQPEVQESQEERESVRTEKVLGTGGTPLRPVEKQVNVESKNMGREYGGDWLSSATRHVRIYAAYIDPETCAFDQTQMDKLTIILDPTNEFVWTSESCNKVYSYFQELVDHYEGAPLTEYTLRLIGSDIEHYIRKLLYDGEIKYNMDARVLNFSMGKPRMMFNNNDIQPQDVQQS; encoded by the exons ATGGCAGCAACAATGGCAAAGTTTCCACTCTTGGGCTATTTTGGTGGCAAAAAAAAGCTCCAAAAGAGAAGGGATTTCTCCGTAGCAGCTCAGCAGCCAGAAGTCCAAGAGTCgcaggaggagagagaaagtgtgaGGACAGAGAAAGTGCTGGGAACGGGAGGCACACCACTGAGGCCGGTGGAGAAGCAGGTGAATGTGGAGAGCAAGAACATGGGGAGGGAGTACGGTGGGGATTGGCTGAGCAGTGCCACGAGGCACGTCAGGATCTACGCAGCTTACATTGACCCAGAGACTTGCGCCTTCGACCAGACTCAGATGGATAAGCTTACTATTATTCTGGACCCCACCAATGAGTTTGTGTGGACTTCTGAGTCCTGCAACAAGGTCTACTCTTACTTCCAGGAGCTTGTGGATCACTATGAG GGAGCTCCATTGACAGAGTACACTCTCCGTCTGATCGGTTCGGACATCGAGCACTACATAAGGAAGCTGCTATACGATGGGGAAATAAAGTACAACATGGATGCCAGAGTCCTCAACTTCAGCATGGGCAAGCCTCGCATGATGTTCAATAACAATGACATTCAACCGCAAGATGTACAACAGTCTTAA